From the Lancefieldella sp. Marseille-Q7238 genome, one window contains:
- a CDS encoding NTP transferase domain-containing protein, with protein MALTKNVFTVLKMFASTNEKLSQRQLSEATELSLGTVNAAVKSLEDQGLIEDRMITRKGLEALKPYAVDNAIIMAAGLSSRFAPISYEKPKGVLRVRGEVLIERQILQLMEAGITDITVVVGYKKEYFFYLAGKYGVTIVVNPDYATRNNNSTLWHVRNQLGNTYVCSSDDYFTVNPFEHYVYGAYYSAAYVAGPTKEWCLKEGPGGRITGVEIGGFDAWVMLGHVYFDRAFSKRFVEILEAVYDRPETADKLWEDIYADHIKQLPMAIRKYPDGVINEFDSLDELREFDPTFIENIDSEIFDNIVSVLHCEKSDIHDFYPLKQGLTNLSAHFTVGYGEHAQEYVYRHPGVGTEKLVDRAGEEAGLRLARELGLDNTFIYEDQKEGWKISHFVNNAKNLDPHDLEHLRRAMEMDRTLHESGAVLQRHFSFVDEGLSYEKVLKERGPIEVPGYFELREKVLKLKAYADADHAKTVISHNDFFCLNFLIDENDTCSLIDWEYAGMSDEASDFGTFTVCCELSDEEANKAIDYYFGRAATFEERRHFWSYVVFAGWCWYLWSLVKEAEGENVGEWFFIYYRYAAQYVDRLLSWYEENQA; from the coding sequence ATGGCACTGACAAAGAATGTTTTTACTGTTCTGAAGATGTTTGCGAGTACAAATGAAAAGCTCAGCCAGCGTCAGCTTTCTGAGGCAACGGAGCTTTCGCTTGGAACGGTCAACGCTGCTGTCAAAAGTCTTGAGGATCAAGGACTCATTGAAGACCGCATGATCACTCGAAAGGGCCTGGAAGCGCTTAAACCGTATGCCGTCGACAATGCCATTATTATGGCGGCGGGACTTTCTTCTCGCTTTGCTCCCATCTCATACGAAAAGCCGAAAGGCGTATTAAGAGTGCGTGGAGAAGTTTTGATTGAACGTCAGATTCTCCAGCTTATGGAGGCGGGCATCACTGATATCACCGTGGTTGTGGGATACAAGAAGGAGTACTTCTTTTACCTTGCGGGCAAATACGGCGTTACCATTGTGGTCAACCCCGACTATGCGACGCGCAATAACAACTCGACGCTCTGGCACGTCAGAAATCAACTGGGCAATACCTATGTCTGTTCATCAGACGACTACTTTACCGTCAATCCCTTTGAACATTACGTGTATGGCGCGTACTACTCGGCTGCTTATGTCGCGGGACCTACGAAAGAGTGGTGCCTGAAAGAGGGGCCGGGAGGTCGTATCACTGGCGTTGAGATTGGTGGTTTTGACGCGTGGGTCATGCTTGGACATGTGTATTTTGACCGTGCTTTCTCAAAACGATTCGTTGAGATTCTCGAGGCGGTTTACGACAGGCCGGAGACTGCCGATAAACTGTGGGAAGATATCTACGCTGACCATATCAAGCAGCTTCCTATGGCTATTCGCAAATACCCCGATGGGGTTATCAATGAGTTTGACTCCCTTGATGAACTGCGTGAATTTGATCCGACCTTTATTGAAAACATTGATTCCGAGATATTTGACAACATCGTTTCTGTACTGCACTGCGAGAAATCCGACATTCATGACTTTTATCCACTCAAGCAGGGACTTACCAATCTTTCCGCCCATTTTACGGTTGGCTATGGCGAGCATGCGCAAGAGTACGTGTATCGCCATCCCGGTGTCGGAACGGAGAAGCTTGTTGACCGAGCAGGCGAAGAGGCAGGTCTTCGCCTTGCTCGAGAGCTGGGCCTTGATAATACGTTTATCTACGAAGATCAAAAAGAGGGATGGAAAATATCTCACTTTGTGAACAACGCAAAGAATCTTGATCCCCATGATCTTGAGCATCTGCGGCGAGCCATGGAGATGGACCGTACGCTTCACGAGAGCGGAGCTGTGCTTCAGCGGCACTTCAGCTTTGTTGATGAAGGCCTCAGCTATGAGAAGGTCTTAAAGGAACGCGGCCCCATTGAGGTTCCCGGTTATTTTGAGCTGCGCGAGAAGGTCTTGAAACTTAAAGCGTATGCCGATGCTGACCATGCCAAAACAGTCATTTCCCACAATGACTTTTTCTGTCTCAACTTCCTTATTGATGAGAACGATACCTGCAGTCTGATCGATTGGGAATACGCGGGCATGTCTGATGAGGCAAGTGATTTCGGCACCTTTACAGTATGCTGCGAGCTTTCCGATGAGGAAGCCAACAAAGCCATTGACTATTATTTCGGACGCGCTGCAACGTTTGAAGAGCGTCGTCACTTCTGGAGCTATGTGGTTTTCGCAGGATGGTGCTGGTACCTTTGGTCACTTGTTAAAGAGGCTGAAGGCGAAAATGTGGGCGAGTGGTTCTTTATCTATTACCGCTACGCCGCGCAGTATGTAGACCGGCTTCTGAGCTGGTATGAAGAAAATCAAGCGTAA
- a CDS encoding DMT family transporter, giving the protein MQYGLASGILWAVDTVILGVALGMAPYLDASQASIVSACAHDVFAALILLVFMGARGRLKDTVSALKTRSGKVVMLGALLGGPIGMSGYLAAINNIGPGYTAAISAFYPAVGSVLAWLLLKERMNLKQVLALLAALVGVMLMGLTSADAVTGNGNVVVGIIGVCACVFGWGSEAVILAWGMQDAAVDNETALQIRETTSALAYGIVVVPLTGSFGFAVQTAVSPANVVVLLAALAGTVSYLFYYKAIDAIGASRGMALNISYSAWAVIFAALAGVLLPAIMPEAIPTPLAAVCCIVIIIGTVLSATPDWRELKIK; this is encoded by the coding sequence ATGCAATACGGATTGGCGAGCGGCATCCTTTGGGCGGTCGATACGGTAATTTTAGGTGTGGCTCTTGGCATGGCGCCGTATCTTGACGCGTCTCAGGCATCGATTGTCAGCGCGTGTGCGCATGATGTTTTTGCAGCATTGATCCTCTTGGTATTCATGGGCGCTCGGGGACGTCTGAAAGATACCGTTTCCGCTCTGAAAACGCGCAGTGGAAAAGTGGTTATGCTTGGCGCGCTGCTTGGTGGCCCTATCGGTATGAGTGGCTATCTTGCGGCCATCAACAATATCGGACCGGGTTATACAGCAGCTATTTCCGCTTTTTATCCTGCGGTTGGTTCGGTTCTGGCCTGGCTTTTGCTGAAGGAACGCATGAATCTCAAACAAGTGCTGGCACTTCTCGCGGCGCTTGTGGGCGTCATGCTTATGGGGCTTACTTCAGCCGATGCTGTTACCGGGAACGGCAACGTAGTCGTTGGCATCATCGGCGTTTGCGCCTGCGTTTTTGGATGGGGTTCTGAGGCGGTCATTTTAGCCTGGGGTATGCAAGATGCCGCCGTTGACAATGAAACTGCGCTTCAGATTCGCGAGACCACTTCAGCTCTTGCCTATGGCATTGTTGTGGTTCCCCTGACGGGTTCGTTTGGCTTTGCCGTTCAGACGGCGGTGTCGCCGGCAAATGTCGTTGTTCTTCTCGCTGCTTTAGCCGGTACCGTATCGTATCTCTTCTACTACAAAGCGATTGACGCTATTGGAGCCTCTCGCGGCATGGCGCTGAACATTTCGTATTCTGCATGGGCTGTTATTTTTGCGGCTCTTGCGGGCGTGCTGCTGCCGGCCATCATGCCTGAGGCGATACCGACGCCGCTAGCCGCAGTGTGTTGTATCGTCATCATTATAGGTACGGTGCTCTCAGCGACGCCCGACTGGCGCGAACTCAAAATCAAGTGA
- a CDS encoding Gfo/Idh/MocA family oxidoreductase — protein MTKVITYGTFDLLHYGHINLLKRAKELGDYLIVGVTAEAYDMARGKINVTQSLSERIENVRETGLADEIIVEEYEGQKIDDIKRYGIDIFAIGSDWKDKFDYLSDYCKVVYLDRTKGISSTSLRAEDNRLKVGLIGDAPWLDKYRRQARFVNGMEIVGVATSHKESLAKGLATLPLVTSNIDELLAAVDAVIISSDPLLHHAQVEHALKAGKHVLCESPFALTTHEGEALASYASEHNLVLQDAIKTAYSTAYHRLCLLVKGGKIGKVVSVDATCTTLRYSKDDNAVSGANWGGMGEWGPIALLPIFQLLGTGYTSRQIVARGEKGYVHEGEFTKIDLVYPNAVASMKVATGVKSEGELIVSGTDAYVYVPAPWWKTDYFEIRYENPADNKRYFYQLEGEGFRYELITFVQAVSTGRENSYITRDISSALCQIMGDYYNNPDTLRID, from the coding sequence ATGACAAAGGTAATTACATACGGTACTTTTGACCTACTTCATTACGGTCATATCAACCTTCTCAAACGGGCAAAAGAGCTTGGGGACTACCTTATCGTCGGCGTAACGGCCGAGGCCTACGATATGGCCCGCGGAAAGATTAACGTTACGCAATCGCTTTCCGAACGCATCGAAAACGTACGTGAGACCGGTCTTGCCGACGAAATTATTGTCGAAGAGTACGAAGGTCAAAAGATTGACGATATCAAACGCTATGGTATTGACATTTTTGCCATCGGCTCCGATTGGAAAGACAAGTTTGATTACCTTTCCGACTACTGCAAGGTGGTATATCTCGATCGCACCAAAGGTATCTCAAGCACAAGCCTGCGTGCAGAGGACAACCGTCTCAAAGTCGGCCTCATCGGTGACGCTCCCTGGCTGGACAAGTACCGCCGGCAAGCCCGGTTTGTCAACGGCATGGAGATTGTAGGGGTCGCAACTTCCCACAAAGAGTCGCTCGCTAAAGGACTCGCCACACTCCCCTTGGTCACAAGTAACATCGACGAACTTCTCGCCGCCGTAGATGCGGTAATCATCTCTTCCGACCCGCTGTTGCACCACGCGCAGGTGGAGCATGCGCTCAAGGCGGGCAAGCATGTGTTGTGCGAGTCTCCGTTTGCTCTCACGACCCATGAAGGCGAGGCGCTGGCGTCATACGCAAGCGAACACAACCTTGTGCTCCAAGACGCCATCAAGACCGCCTATTCCACGGCGTATCACCGACTCTGTCTGCTGGTCAAGGGTGGGAAAATTGGTAAGGTCGTCTCCGTCGACGCGACTTGCACCACACTCCGTTACAGCAAAGACGACAACGCGGTTTCGGGCGCCAACTGGGGCGGCATGGGCGAATGGGGTCCCATCGCGCTGCTTCCCATTTTCCAGCTTTTGGGCACCGGCTATACATCCAGGCAGATAGTCGCCCGCGGCGAGAAGGGCTATGTGCACGAAGGGGAATTCACCAAGATTGATTTGGTGTACCCGAATGCGGTTGCCTCCATGAAGGTAGCTACCGGCGTTAAATCTGAAGGCGAACTGATCGTCTCCGGCACCGATGCCTACGTGTATGTCCCCGCGCCCTGGTGGAAGACTGACTACTTTGAAATCCGCTACGAGAACCCTGCCGACAATAAGCGCTACTTTTATCAGCTTGAAGGCGAAGGATTTCGCTACGAACTCATCACCTTTGTGCAAGCGGTATCCACGGGTCGGGAAAATTCTTACATCACGCGAGACATTTCATCCGCACTCTGTCAGATTATGGGCGACTACTACAACAACCCTGACACCCTCAGAATCGACTAA
- a CDS encoding aminotransferase class V-fold PLP-dependent enzyme, whose translation MLNFAVGPVPSADEIRALGAQDVPYFRTPEFSAVMLENERLLCKMAHAPKDSRAVFVTGSGTSAMEAVVTGTLTRDDKALVVDGGSFGHRFRQMLELHEIPHTALELAYGTPLTEADLSPFDGKGYTAFLVNLGETSQGILYDADLIARFCEKNNLFLIVDGISSFLADPFDMEALGAGVLITGAQKALACPPGIAPIVLAPHAVERITNIKAPCMYLDLNALLENGQRGQTPFTPAVSTLIQINKRLQMIEETGGADAEVARTATVARDFRERAADLPFDMRLVSPSNAVTFLHTRTYSAKHIFQTLKDDYGMWVCPNGGANADTSFRVGHIGCHPLSDNALLVAALFDLKRRGLLTPRK comes from the coding sequence ATGCTTAACTTTGCCGTTGGACCCGTACCATCCGCTGATGAGATTCGCGCGCTGGGCGCACAAGATGTTCCTTATTTCAGAACCCCGGAGTTTTCCGCCGTCATGCTCGAAAACGAGCGGCTCCTCTGCAAGATGGCACATGCTCCAAAAGACTCTCGCGCCGTATTTGTCACGGGCTCCGGCACTTCTGCCATGGAAGCCGTAGTCACAGGTACATTAACCCGCGATGATAAAGCGCTCGTGGTTGACGGTGGCAGTTTCGGACATCGCTTCCGCCAGATGCTTGAACTCCACGAGATTCCTCATACCGCTCTTGAACTTGCCTACGGTACTCCCCTTACCGAAGCCGACTTATCTCCTTTTGACGGCAAAGGCTACACCGCATTTCTTGTCAATTTGGGTGAGACCTCTCAAGGCATCCTGTACGACGCGGACCTTATCGCCCGTTTTTGCGAGAAGAACAATCTTTTTCTCATTGTTGACGGCATTAGTTCGTTTTTAGCTGACCCCTTTGATATGGAAGCCTTAGGAGCAGGCGTACTGATTACAGGCGCGCAAAAGGCTCTTGCCTGCCCTCCGGGCATAGCTCCAATTGTGCTTGCTCCTCATGCTGTCGAGCGCATCACAAACATTAAAGCGCCGTGCATGTACTTGGACCTTAATGCTCTGCTCGAAAACGGCCAGCGGGGACAGACTCCCTTTACCCCTGCCGTCAGCACCCTCATTCAGATCAACAAGCGTCTTCAGATGATTGAAGAAACCGGAGGCGCCGACGCGGAAGTTGCACGCACGGCCACCGTCGCGCGAGACTTCCGTGAGCGCGCAGCGGATCTGCCTTTTGACATGCGCCTTGTTTCTCCCTCGAATGCCGTAACGTTTTTGCATACGCGCACCTATTCCGCAAAGCACATCTTCCAGACCCTGAAAGACGATTACGGTATGTGGGTCTGTCCAAATGGCGGAGCCAACGCCGACACCTCGTTCCGTGTGGGTCATATCGGATGTCACCCGCTCAGCGACAACGCTCTTCTGGTAGCAGCTCTCTTTGATCTCAAGCGTCGAGGTCTTCTGACTCCAAGGAAGTAA
- a CDS encoding glycosyltransferase, with protein MYTSADHTFAICAYGESPYLEELIHSLKEQTLSTTLLLATSTPNDLIRGLCEKYDIRMYVNDGPGGIAGDWNFAVSCCDTPLVTIAHQDDIYKPAYAEEMLTRINSSILPLIYFTNYSELRDGREVNDNRLLNVKRRLLYSLGKLENAGKRWAKRRALELGCAICCPSVTLCLPNLELPVFEAGFGSNLDWQAWEKISRKEGDFLYNTNILMLHRIHEDSETSHLIRDNRREAEDLAMLKKFWPAPIAELINLAYKRGQKSNG; from the coding sequence ATGTACACATCAGCCGATCACACCTTTGCTATATGCGCCTACGGGGAAAGCCCGTATTTGGAAGAGCTCATCCACTCGCTTAAGGAGCAGACGCTCTCTACTACGCTACTCCTCGCAACCTCCACTCCCAATGATTTGATTCGCGGCCTTTGCGAGAAGTACGACATCAGAATGTATGTCAATGACGGACCCGGAGGCATCGCCGGAGATTGGAACTTTGCCGTCAGCTGCTGCGACACTCCTTTAGTAACTATCGCTCACCAGGACGATATATACAAGCCCGCCTATGCCGAAGAAATGCTTACGCGCATAAACTCTTCAATTTTACCTCTCATATACTTCACCAATTACAGCGAGCTCAGAGACGGGCGTGAAGTGAACGACAACAGACTGTTGAATGTCAAGCGCCGTCTGCTCTATTCCCTTGGCAAGCTTGAAAACGCAGGCAAACGATGGGCAAAGCGACGCGCGCTTGAGCTGGGGTGTGCCATCTGCTGCCCTTCTGTCACCCTCTGCCTCCCCAATCTTGAGCTTCCTGTTTTTGAAGCCGGATTCGGCTCAAACCTCGATTGGCAGGCATGGGAGAAAATCAGCCGCAAGGAGGGGGATTTCCTTTACAACACAAATATTTTGATGCTCCATCGGATTCATGAAGATTCCGAAACCAGCCATCTCATACGCGATAACCGCCGCGAGGCAGAAGACCTTGCAATGCTTAAAAAGTTCTGGCCGGCTCCTATAGCGGAACTTATCAACCTTGCCTACAAAAGAGGTCAAAAAAGCAATGGGTGA
- a CDS encoding LicD family protein gives MGFETYRSYDDPKELRRVQILSTMLMDELDRVCGELGISYQAYGGTEIGAIRHKGFIPWDDDVDISMFREDYETFLSEGPSRIRPDFIIQNGRTDDFFPAVNSNLSLRDTVCVPDEFMGCPFTYAISIGIFPFDKVPQDPKIYARARRHTWFWGRLNFLRATPRPHIPLGGWKRKVALVGCFLIHWALRILHVPSKFILSHWDRAARLGEHEKTDVYASFVEPDPENWTMSKSDVFPTVRVPFEDITTVLPKEYDKLLRLGYGDYMQLPPEGDRKNHHPGRLDFGKWKDIDVTKGSRDAFKAFGTM, from the coding sequence GTGGGATTTGAAACGTATAGAAGCTATGATGACCCAAAGGAATTGCGCCGGGTCCAGATTCTTTCCACCATGCTGATGGACGAGCTTGATCGTGTCTGTGGTGAGCTGGGTATTTCCTATCAAGCGTACGGCGGTACCGAGATTGGTGCCATTCGGCATAAGGGTTTCATTCCCTGGGATGACGATGTGGACATTTCGATGTTTCGCGAGGACTATGAGACGTTTCTCTCAGAGGGTCCGTCGCGTATCCGACCGGATTTCATCATTCAAAACGGCCGTACCGACGACTTCTTTCCTGCGGTGAATTCTAACCTGTCTTTGAGAGATACGGTCTGCGTACCTGACGAGTTCATGGGCTGTCCGTTTACCTATGCTATCTCCATTGGCATCTTCCCGTTCGACAAGGTCCCCCAAGATCCAAAAATATATGCCCGCGCGCGGCGGCATACCTGGTTTTGGGGACGTCTGAATTTCCTGCGCGCAACACCCAGGCCGCATATACCTTTGGGAGGCTGGAAACGCAAAGTGGCTCTCGTGGGGTGTTTTTTGATTCACTGGGCTTTACGAATTCTGCATGTTCCGTCAAAGTTCATTTTGAGCCATTGGGACAGGGCGGCTCGTCTTGGTGAGCATGAAAAAACCGACGTTTACGCCAGTTTCGTTGAGCCTGATCCCGAAAATTGGACCATGAGCAAAAGCGATGTATTTCCGACCGTTCGTGTTCCGTTTGAAGACATCACTACGGTTCTTCCCAAAGAATACGACAAGCTTTTGCGGTTGGGATACGGTGATTACATGCAGCTCCCTCCGGAGGGTGATCGTAAGAACCATCATCCTGGCAGACTTGATTTTGGCAAGTGGAAAGACATCGATGTTACCAAGGGAAGCCGGGATGCCTTTAAGGCCTTCGGCACCATGTAG
- a CDS encoding lipopolysaccharide biosynthesis protein, with the protein MNIETSPAQMRKNYFWNTLGSLMNAASTVLMLMAVTQTMGAAAGGIFSLAYAIAQQLMVVGHFEIRTYQATDTEEKFPFGVYLGARCITTVCMMVGVVVYSAATQGLTYEGLLFTLIASLRLFDVIEDVFHGMFQQHGRLDIAGRAFFFRVLTTVIAFAVGVVLTKNLLVACLVSFAASAVVMVVLIYAPAKAVESLKPSFDLRFIGKLLLTTTPLFAGSFLLTYVVGAPKYAMASFMSKEYQTFYAVLSMPAMVINLLSNFVFKPLLTDMAERWTSRNTGAFLSLILKGFGVVTLATVLTMALAWPLGVPVLSALYGLDFSPYQVELMVLLVGGWLNALTVILYYAVVTMRKQVGVLVSYACGAGFAFVASSYFITTWGIMGACLLYDASLLVLAIVFGVFCALGLRGVNVESGSINNAAGSGSDEAAER; encoded by the coding sequence ATGAACATCGAAACGTCTCCGGCGCAAATGCGGAAAAACTATTTTTGGAACACACTTGGCTCTCTGATGAACGCTGCGTCAACGGTCCTCATGCTGATGGCGGTGACGCAAACGATGGGTGCTGCTGCAGGAGGTATTTTCTCGCTGGCGTATGCAATTGCGCAGCAGCTTATGGTGGTCGGTCATTTTGAAATTCGCACGTATCAGGCGACCGATACGGAAGAAAAGTTTCCGTTTGGCGTTTATCTGGGAGCACGCTGTATTACAACGGTATGCATGATGGTTGGCGTAGTTGTGTATTCCGCTGCTACGCAGGGATTGACGTACGAGGGATTGCTTTTTACCCTGATTGCTTCGCTGCGCCTGTTTGATGTTATCGAAGACGTATTTCACGGCATGTTTCAGCAGCACGGACGGCTTGACATTGCGGGCCGTGCGTTTTTCTTCCGGGTATTGACGACGGTTATTGCGTTTGCCGTTGGCGTTGTGCTTACTAAGAACTTGCTGGTAGCTTGCCTTGTTTCTTTTGCGGCATCCGCAGTTGTGATGGTTGTGTTGATTTATGCACCTGCAAAGGCGGTGGAGTCGCTCAAACCATCTTTTGATCTGCGCTTTATTGGAAAATTACTACTGACTACGACACCGCTTTTTGCCGGATCATTCTTGCTGACATATGTAGTGGGAGCACCCAAGTATGCGATGGCAAGTTTTATGAGCAAAGAATATCAGACGTTTTATGCGGTGCTCTCTATGCCGGCGATGGTCATCAATCTTTTAAGTAATTTCGTCTTTAAGCCGCTTTTGACCGACATGGCCGAGCGCTGGACCTCACGAAATACAGGTGCGTTTTTGTCCCTTATCCTTAAGGGTTTCGGCGTAGTGACGCTGGCTACAGTACTTACGATGGCTCTTGCATGGCCGTTGGGGGTACCGGTTTTAAGCGCGCTGTACGGACTTGATTTTTCTCCGTATCAAGTGGAGCTTATGGTGCTTTTGGTAGGAGGGTGGCTTAACGCGCTTACGGTAATCCTCTATTATGCCGTGGTTACGATGAGAAAACAGGTCGGTGTTTTGGTGAGTTACGCATGCGGTGCCGGTTTTGCTTTTGTGGCCTCAAGTTACTTCATTACAACGTGGGGCATCATGGGCGCCTGCCTTCTGTATGACGCATCGCTTTTGGTGCTTGCCATAGTATTCGGCGTTTTTTGTGCGCTGGGATTGCGTGGAGTCAATGTCGAATCCGGCTCTATCAACAACGCTGCCGGCAGCGGATCCGATGAGGCGGCAGAGCGTTAA
- a CDS encoding DUF2304 domain-containing protein translates to MSIMLRISLLLGALFALGIVIHSVRKSRIRISDSVFWVTSATLLLLFALIPQIPFFFSQLFGFVSTSNFVLVVVIALMLIKLFHQSCSISQLTHKVESLSATIALHDKELRDEKNLDHITDSNHSVRT, encoded by the coding sequence ATGTCCATAATGCTCCGCATTTCTTTGCTTCTTGGCGCCCTCTTTGCGCTCGGCATCGTTATCCACAGCGTTCGCAAATCGCGAATTCGCATTTCGGATTCGGTATTCTGGGTTACATCGGCGACCCTTCTTCTGCTGTTCGCCCTTATCCCGCAGATTCCTTTTTTCTTTTCTCAACTTTTTGGGTTTGTCTCAACCAGTAACTTTGTTTTGGTCGTTGTTATCGCCCTGATGCTCATCAAACTGTTTCACCAGTCCTGCAGCATCTCACAACTGACTCATAAGGTCGAATCACTTTCCGCCACAATCGCCCTTCACGACAAAGAGCTGCGTGACGAGAAGAACCTCGATCACATTACCGATTCCAACCACTCCGTACGGACGTAG
- a CDS encoding glycosyltransferase family 2 protein — protein MRILAIVPAYNEEACIADTVTELTQTCPFIDYVVINDGSADNTLAICRRNNFNYISLPVNGGLSAAFRAGMRYAKDHGYDAAVQFDSDGQHMPQFIPVMAEALERDHADIVIASRFVTKQRGSSAREIGSKLISWLIKRSTGQSITDPTSGMRMYNASMIDIYARSFDFSPEPDTISLLMRKGARVSEIQTEMRERQGGKSYLNFYSSIVYMARTCLSLLLFQWFR, from the coding sequence GTGAGGATTCTTGCAATCGTCCCCGCATACAACGAAGAAGCTTGTATCGCGGATACTGTTACCGAATTGACGCAGACATGCCCATTCATCGATTACGTCGTCATCAACGACGGATCAGCCGATAATACGCTGGCCATCTGCCGCCGAAACAACTTCAATTACATAAGCCTGCCAGTCAACGGCGGGCTTTCAGCGGCATTTCGTGCCGGCATGCGCTATGCCAAAGACCATGGGTACGACGCGGCCGTGCAGTTTGACTCTGACGGCCAGCATATGCCGCAATTCATCCCCGTCATGGCAGAAGCGCTCGAGCGCGACCATGCAGATATTGTGATCGCATCCCGCTTTGTGACTAAGCAGCGCGGATCAAGCGCTAGAGAGATTGGCTCCAAGCTTATCAGCTGGCTTATCAAACGCAGTACCGGGCAGAGTATCACCGATCCAACATCCGGCATGCGCATGTACAACGCCTCAATGATTGATATCTACGCTCGTTCGTTTGATTTCTCTCCGGAGCCAGATACTATTTCGCTGTTAATGCGCAAGGGCGCGCGAGTCAGCGAAATTCAGACCGAGATGCGCGAACGTCAGGGCGGCAAGAGTTATCTCAACTTTTACAGCTCCATCGTCTATATGGCGCGCACGTGTCTTTCACTTCTTCTGTTCCAGTGGTTTAGATAA
- the rfbC gene encoding dTDP-4-dehydrorhamnose 3,5-epimerase — MAELTGRSVTSGNFTFTPTSIEGVVVVDVKAYGDRRGQFMETYRREDFLAGGIDANFVQDNQSSSVQGVLRGLHFQIAHPQAKLVRVIRGAVFDVAVDLRAGSPTWGMWEGITLSAENRRQFFIPRGFAHGFLVLSDEAEFCYKCDDTYHPGDEGGVMWNDPEIGIVWPAFLGEKSFDPARVILSDKDMVHPPLSAIQR; from the coding sequence GTGGCTGAATTGACAGGACGTTCCGTAACATCGGGCAATTTCACGTTTACCCCCACTTCAATTGAGGGCGTAGTAGTAGTTGACGTGAAGGCGTACGGCGACCGCCGTGGGCAGTTTATGGAGACCTATCGCCGTGAAGACTTTCTCGCAGGCGGTATTGACGCGAATTTTGTGCAGGATAATCAATCCTCTTCGGTGCAGGGTGTGCTTCGGGGACTTCATTTTCAAATTGCGCATCCCCAGGCGAAACTTGTTCGGGTCATACGTGGCGCTGTTTTTGACGTAGCTGTTGATTTGCGTGCAGGTAGCCCTACTTGGGGTATGTGGGAAGGAATTACCCTTTCTGCGGAAAACCGTCGCCAATTCTTTATTCCGCGAGGTTTCGCGCACGGGTTTTTGGTGCTTTCAGACGAAGCTGAGTTTTGCTACAAGTGTGACGACACCTATCATCCAGGCGATGAAGGCGGCGTTATGTGGAACGATCCCGAGATAGGTATCGTCTGGCCGGCTTTTCTCGGCGAGAAGAGCTTTGATCCCGCGCGTGTCATCCTTTCCGATAAGGATATGGTGCATCCGCCACTTTCCGCGATACAAAGGTAA